A single window of Watersipora subatra chromosome 9, tzWatSuba1.1, whole genome shotgun sequence DNA harbors:
- the LOC137404648 gene encoding uncharacterized protein: MSKREVQSMKDLLGAPQLDGQRVVDGLDYCMVRVPVRGHQLNKIQTTNHQQAEAEYYEAINKLKASMYGYIPDQRSMEEKSGAENPADGIKPSFHDKLSYRKRSGYNLTFPARHTDASTSTRSELRRQLHVELHQLTTPSPEDSTLPKLKLSHGNPRKPNMGLLKPHYI; this comes from the exons ATGTCAAAG AGAGAAGTTCAATCTATGAAAGACCTGTTGGGTGCTCCACAGCTAGATGGACAAAGGGTTGTTGATG GGCTGGACTACTGCATGGTGAGAGTTCCTGTGAGAGGTCATCAGCTCAACAAAATACAGACAACAAATCACCAGCAAGCTGAGGCAGAATACTATGAAGCGATTAATAAACTAAAAGCCTCAATGTATGGCTACATTCCTGACCAGAGATCAATGG AAGAAAAGAGCGGAGCAGAGAACCCCGCAGACGGTATCAAGCCTTCATTCCACGACAAATTATCTTATCGAAAGCGCAGTGGATACAATCTCACTTTTCCAGCCAG GCACACAGATGCCAGTACAAGCACAAGATCAGAGTTGAGAAGGCAGCTGCATGTAGAGCTCCATCAGCTGACTACACCGTCTCCGGAAGATTCTACTTTGCCGAAGTTGAAATTGAGCCATGGCAATCCCAGAAAGCCAAACATGGGTCTCTTAAAGCCTCATTACATTTAA